The genome window GCCACAGAGCACCTCCAAAATGAAAGCAATAGCAACACAGTAGTAGAGCTGTGCAAGAATTATTAATACAGGAGTCCATTTATAGCTGAAAAATTACATAAGCAAATAAAATACATGTCTTATTGACTCATTCAGTCCAAAAACCGGAAATCAAACTATTGTGTGATTTTAATACCATTTCTTAACAATTATTATACATTGCCACCAATCAGCATATGCTCTATCAGTCATGAATGCTACATTTCTAAAACTACAACAATTAcattcaagaaaaaaagaataaaagagaatatgatGTATCTGGTTTTCTTGGACACAGCAAATCGGTGCCTGGGCCTTAATCTCcaccaacaacaaaacttccccAGTGCAGGAAACAAGGTTCCTACTTCCTCCTTATATGGCATCATCCTTGACACATGAAACGCGGTGATCGTACAACGAACAGAGAAACGCTAAGGAACAATCACAAGAATCATAATGAACAAGAATTCAAAGACATTATCACATGGTAAAAAGAATCAGTCACTCAACAGCTTTCTTCCCGCCAGAATAGTAATTCAGGTACCACCGCACGAATTTCTTCAAACCACTCTGCAGATCCGTGGTCGGCTTGTACCCAAGCTCCATCTGAGCATAGCTAATGTTGGCATGAGTAAACTGCACATCCCCATTCCGCGGCAACTTCATTATGTTCCTCTTCGCCTTAACCTTCAGAAGCCTCTCCAAAATGCTCACAAGATCACTAACTGGAACAGGCGAAGTGTTCCCCAAATTGAAAATCCTCAACTGTGCCGGCCCCCTCTTCTTCCCCCCACTTCCTGTGCTCTTCTCTGCAGTATCCAAAGCCCCCAAACAACCCCTCACAATATCATCAATGTAAGTAAAATCCCTCGCAACGGTTCCATGATTTGCGGCCTCAAATATAGGGATGGACTTCCCCTTCAAAAGATCCCTAGTAAAGAAGAAGTAAGCCATATCAGGCCTACCCCAAGGGCCATAAACAGTGAAGAACCTCAAGCCAGTCAATGAAAGACCATAGATATGGTTATAAGTGTGAGCAATCTCCTCACCAGCCTTCTTAGTTGCAGCATACAAACTAGCAGGCTGATCAGTCCTATCCCTCTCAGAGAATGGAACCTTAGTGTTGAGTCCATAAACTGAGCTACTAGAGGCCCACACAATAGCAGGTTGTGGATTCACACTCTTACAAACCTCAAGCAAATTCACAAATCCAGCAATGTTGCTATGCACATAAGAGCCAGGATTCTCCATGGCATACCTCACACCAGCCTGAGCAGCCAAGTGCATCACATGAGTGAAAGGCACAACCTCAAAAAGCTTCCTCAAGAGTGCTTCATCATTGATATCACCCTCCACTATGTACACCCCAGAGCGCTCCAAGAGTCCCTGGCGTGCACGCTTTAGTGAAGGGTCATAATAGTCATTGAAATTATCAAGTCCCAGCACCCCGTCTCCGCGGCGT of Glycine soja cultivar W05 chromosome 1, ASM419377v2, whole genome shotgun sequence contains these proteins:
- the LOC114417336 gene encoding UDP-glucuronate 4-epimerase 3, producing MSQLKPMSHIDSAPSTPGKFKMEKASYFNRVRWHTSLAKLAVWSFVFLGAILIFFLRSPASSPVPADLSRRSLRTYNWGGPVWEKRVRASAQIRSRNGFAVLVTGAAGFVGTHVSAALKRRGDGVLGLDNFNDYYDPSLKRARQGLLERSGVYIVEGDINDEALLRKLFEVVPFTHVMHLAAQAGVRYAMENPGSYVHSNIAGFVNLLEVCKSVNPQPAIVWASSSSVYGLNTKVPFSERDRTDQPASLYAATKKAGEEIAHTYNHIYGLSLTGLRFFTVYGPWGRPDMAYFFFTRDLLKGKSIPIFEAANHGTVARDFTYIDDIVRGCLGALDTAEKSTGSGGKKRGPAQLRIFNLGNTSPVPVSDLVSILERLLKVKAKRNIMKLPRNGDVQFTHANISYAQMELGYKPTTDLQSGLKKFVRWYLNYYSGGKKAVE